The Aquidulcibacter paucihalophilus genomic interval TAGTATTTATTCCAGTGACTTTTTTTTAATAGGAGGACGCCCCACTCTGGAACCCGCCATGCCGGGCGCTCCGGCGAAATTTGTAGTTGCCGGTTTGCAAATGTGACAAACGCGAAGCAAGCACCGTGGCCTCGGTCAAGTCGCATTCAGGCCGCGTTCTCGAGGGGCTGTTCGTGAGCATAAGAACGGAAGAGGCGGACGAGACCCTGTGGGTCATGAACCGGGAACAGATCCGGCTGGCGAAGAGCCCGCGCCGACATGACATCGTGGACCGACTGGCCGCCTCGGGACCGCTATCGATCCGTGAGCTCGCCGAAATGCTCGGGGCTCAGCCGCCGGCGCTCTATCACCACATGCGCCAGCTCGTGGAGGGCAAGATTGTTGTGGAGGCGGGGCATCGCACGGTCCGACGGAAGCGTGAGCAACTCTATGACACCGTGTCCCGACGGATTCGCCTCGGCG includes:
- a CDS encoding winged helix-turn-helix domain-containing protein yields the protein MASVKSHSGRVLEGLFVSIRTEEADETLWVMNREQIRLAKSPRRHDIVDRLAASGPLSIRELAEMLGAQPPALYHHMRQLVEGKIVVEAGHRTVRRKREQLYDTVSRRIRLGAALEDPANDDLMTEIVAGLTRQMDRDFRHGLSSADRDVAGAARNLGFLRVVCTPSPQTLEKVNSKLEQIADLLWRDQAGDGNPPVVFHWLMAPLTPPPADSGKG